TACTATCAAGCAGATAGAACATATATTGAAAAAGCAACTTTCACTTTAACTAGAAGTCAATCTGTTGATTCAAACAGGCTTTGATTCGAAGGTGGCGATGCTTCAGAAGTAGCTATTTCACCTAATGATGCAAGTGGATGAAAAAAATATGTTGGTGATGATTACAATTCAGAAGAACAAAAATTTGCATTTGAAGGAACTCATGCAACTTCTACTGTTCCAAGTCAATATACTTTTACAACCTTCTATAACTATGGAAGATTGACAAAAGATGGTAAAGATATATCAAAATCATCATTAGCTTTAGCACAAAAATCTGTTAGATTGTACTTAAATTACTTTATGCAAAGAACTCAATATCCAGCTTATGTAGCGGGTAAATTAGATAATGATAAAAATACAAAGGAATCATTAGCATGAGATGGTGGAGAAGACAAAAATGTTAAAACTAGATCTTCAACCTTATTAAGAAATACTTTTACAATTCCAAGATTAGCAACTAATCCAACTAAAGAATCATCTGATACTGTGCAAAACGGAAAAGTTAATGGAATTCCTCTGGAAGATTATACTATTCAAAATATTGGTGCTGATTATAACAAAGCTTATGGTTTAACTAATACTCAATTAACAAATCAAAATGCTTCACCTGTTAATGAAACTATTTCAAAAGCAGATAAAACAAGATTAAGTATATTAGAAGAGAACATATCAATTCCAAATTGAGATAAAAATTTATTAGAAAAATTTTATAACGAAGAATTTGGATCATTAATAGATGGAAATGACGCTTTTTATCAAAATGATTTAATGGCTTTAGGAATGTTCTTGGATGATAATGGAAATGTAAAACATTCATTGCAAAGTGAACTACAAAAGTTTGCAAATTTAGCGTATACTTCAATTGTAGATAGAAAACAAAATAGTAAAGAAGTAGATCAAAAAAATGAAAAAGCAAAAGCAGAAATATTGGGTAATGTCGTTAGAAAAGATCTTGAAGATAAAAATATTTTAGATTCAAATAATAAAAAAGATTCTATTTCTATTGAGTGACTTTTAAATGGAGCATCAAGATTAACTTTAAATCCAAGAGTTGAATATTTAGTAGATGAATTTAATAAGGCTGTTGGTACTTCAAGTCCAATTACTTTAAAAACTAAAACTTCAAATGACGTTTCAGATTATTTAAACTTGTCAAAAATTGGTGATTTTGATATATATGTTAGTGGTTGAGGACCAGATTATACTGACCCTTATAACTTTTTACATACATTAATTTGAGGTGGAGAGTATGGTGTTTATACTAACATCGGTAAAGTTCTTGAAACTGATTCTTCTGGAAAAAACCAAACATTTAAAGAAGAAAGTAAAACTTCATCTAATGAACCAAAATTAAAAATAAAAGATGAATTTAAAAAATATGAAACAGTTTATCAAGATATCAATAAGTCAATTACTAAATATACAGGTATAGTTGAAACAGCTAAAGGCATGGGAGATTTCACAGAAAGATTGAAAACTTTATCAGAAGCTGAAACTTATGCACTTTACGATGTTGCTTTAACAACACCTCTTTACAATAAAACTCCAATGAAAACTATTCAGTTATCATACTTAGATCCATTTACTAGATCTTCATTTATAGCTGGAAGTTCAAATTTAAGATTATTTGGTGTAAAAATGATTGAACAACTTTGAAATAGAGAAGATTTCTTAGCAGCTCAATCTCAATTTGAAAAAGGATCATTAAATAATGTTGAAGAATATAAAAAACTTTACGTTTATGACCCTAAATCTGATAGTGAAGTTATAGCTTCAAACTCAGCAATAAAATAAGAATGCAAAAGCATTCTTTTTTATTTGTACAAGGGAGTGTAAAATATTAAAAAAGGAGAAAGTATGAAAGAAAAAATAATTAAATCTTTGGATGATAAGAAAATAAATATTTTTATTTGAGATGAAGTTAAAAATCCTAAAGCGATTATTCAACTTGTTCATGGTAGTTGCGAACATTCTTTGCGTTATAAAGAATTTGCAAAGAAAATGAACGATAATCAAATTATAGTTATAAGTAGTGATCATAGAGGTCATGGAAAAACAGCAATCTTAAACAATGAACCTTTAGGATATTTTTCAAAAAATAATGGCTGAAATAAGATTGTTTCTGACTTAAAACAGGTTAACTCATTTATAAAAGACCAATATATGAACTTACCAATAATAATGCTTGGACATTCAATGGGAAGTTTTATGGTTAGAACATACATGATTGATTACCCCAATACAGTTGATGCATATGTAATTAGTGGTACTGCTTGACATAACAAGGCATTATTAATTTTTTCAAAAAATATAGCTTATATCAGAAGGAAATTTAATGGTGGCAAAAAACCAGATAATTTTATTTGAAAATTAAGCTATAAGCCACTTAATAAAAAATTTAATTCTGAAAAGGCAACAGGATTTGAATGGTTATCAAATGACTCAGTCAATAAAAACGAATTTATATTAGATCCTTTAACTGGTCAAGTATTTACATCATCAGCATTCAAAGATATGTTTTATGGTTTGTTATATATTCAAAAAAAATCGAATATTAAAAAAATTAAAAAAAGCACTCCTATTTTATTAGTCTCTGGTAAAGAAGACCCTGTAGGAAACTACGGAAAAATGGTACTAAAAACAAATAAAATATTTAATAAGAATAATTTAAATGTTAAAGTTAATCTTTATGAAAATCAAAGACATGAAATCTTATTTGATGAGAAAAAACATAAAGTTGAAAAAGATATTATTCTTTTCATAAATGAAACTTTGCAAAACAAATAATTTACTATTTTTTGTTAAAAGTACTAAAACTTTAAAATAACACTAATTATTGCAAAATTGGTATAATTATATTATTGCAAAGGGTGATAACATGGAAAAAAGCACAGAGGAAAAGTTTTTAGCTAATTACGAATGAAATGAGGAAAAAACAGCTGCATTCGTAACAACTAAACAAAAAAGAAGAAATGATTCAATATCATGAATGGTTTCTGGACTTGTTATTTTATTTATAACAGTTTTTTCATTAGGAAGAATAACTGTGATTGGCCAATTTTTAGATGATGTTTTTTTCAACTTTTTATTTGGATGATTTAAGTATTTTATTTACATTATTTTATTTGTTGTAGATTTATGTATTTTTTCAGGAATAAGATTTAAGTTTAAAAAAAGATTTTTATTTATGGTTATGACATCATTTATACTATTATGTTGATTAATTTCACTAATATTATTTACCCAAATAATTGCCTCAAAAAATGAAAGCTTAAATAAACTTTGGCAAGGAGATTTTTTTAGTCAAATGTTTAGTGTTTATGCTGATGAATGATTAAAACATTCAATATTCTCAGGACAATACTACAAAGAAGTAATTGATTACTTTTTAAAAACTGGAGCAGATGGATATTTCAATCTTTACAGTGGAGGAGGAGTTACTGGAACTTTAATGGTTGGTGTCACATCATATCTATCAATTGTTGGTTCATACATTTTATTAGCTTTTTTAATTTTTATTAATGGAATGTGAATTTTCACAGGTGATCCAATTTTCTTATTTAAACCAAAAACAAAAAGAAAAGGTAAAGCTTTAAGAATATTGACTTTAAAATCAAAAAGAAATCCAAATCGCAAAAAAATGAAGGAAGATAAAATTGATTTTCCAACAGAAGAAAAAGTTGAAAAAAATGGATGAGAATCAATTAATGTTTTTGGTAACTTGGCCTTTGATGAAGAAGAAGAAACTAGAACAAGTGACTTAACAATTCAATTGCCTTCTTATGTTAAAAAAGAAGAGAAAGAATTATTGGATAAAATTGATCAAGAAGAACAAATAGAATGTTCACTACCTGAAGAAGTTATTAAATCTACTTTCTCTCAAGAAAGAATTTCAAACGATAAAGAAATACAAACCATTACTGAAGAAACTGTTTTTGATCCACATAGACCACGTTTTGTTTCAAGAAGAGTTCAAGAAAATAACAAAGTTGAAAGTGTTATTAAAAACCCAGGATTGAGACCAATTACTCAAGATACAAATCAAGTAGTTAAAAACGAAAATGTAATTTTAATGAAAGAATCTTTAGCGGAAGAAGCAATTAAAGATTTAACTGTTGATGGTGATGACACTTTCTTTGATGCAATTTATGAAGAAAAAGAAAATAATCAAAAAAGTGAAACTGTGGAAGCATTTGATGCATTAAGCAAATTTGAAGAAAAATATGATTTTTCTGATGAAAAAAAAATAATTTCAGAACAAGTTGTAGCTCAACAAAAAGTTGAAGCGCAGGTTGCTCCTATTTTTGAAAAACAAGTTATTTCAACACCTGATAATGAAGAACCAAAAATAATAATTAATAAAAATTATAAACTTCCTCCTGTAGATGTTTTAGCAGTAATGGAAAAAGATTATAACAAAGAAAGAGCAAATAAAGAAAATGCAGCGTTAAAAGCTTTAGCAATTGATGAAACTTTCTCTCAATTTGGAGTTAAAGCAAAAGTTATTAATTCAATTATTGGTCCTAGTGTTATGAAATTTGAAATTCAGGCTGAACCCGGAGTTAAAGTTAATAGTATTACAAATTTAGAAAATGATTTGAAATTAGCTCTTGCAACTCAAAATATGCGTTTAGAAGCTCCGATACCAGGAAAAAATTTAATTGGTATTGAATTAGCAAACGCAAGTTCAGAAATGGTTTCAATGCGAGAAATTATTGAATCAATACCTAGAGAACAAGAAAATGAAAAACTATTATTTGTTTTAGGAAAAAATGTTTTAGGAGAACCATTAACAGCTCAACTTAATAAAATGCCTCACCTACTTGTTGCAGGATCAACAGGTAGTGGTAAGTCAGTTATGATTAACGCTTTAATTTGTTCAATTCTT
The Mesoplasma entomophilum DNA segment above includes these coding regions:
- a CDS encoding alpha/beta fold hydrolase, which produces MKEKIIKSLDDKKINIFIWDEVKNPKAIIQLVHGSCEHSLRYKEFAKKMNDNQIIVISSDHRGHGKTAILNNEPLGYFSKNNGWNKIVSDLKQVNSFIKDQYMNLPIIMLGHSMGSFMVRTYMIDYPNTVDAYVISGTAWHNKALLIFSKNIAYIRRKFNGGKKPDNFIWKLSYKPLNKKFNSEKATGFEWLSNDSVNKNEFILDPLTGQVFTSSAFKDMFYGLLYIQKKSNIKKIKKSTPILLVSGKEDPVGNYGKMVLKTNKIFNKNNLNVKVNLYENQRHEILFDEKKHKVEKDIILFINETLQNK
- a CDS encoding DNA translocase FtsK produces the protein MEKSTEEKFLANYEWNEEKTAAFVTTKQKRRNDSISWMVSGLVILFITVFSLGRITVIGQFLDDVFFNFLFGWFKYFIYIILFVVDLCIFSGIRFKFKKRFLFMVMTSFILLCWLISLILFTQIIASKNESLNKLWQGDFFSQMFSVYADEWLKHSIFSGQYYKEVIDYFLKTGADGYFNLYSGGGVTGTLMVGVTSYLSIVGSYILLAFLIFINGMWIFTGDPIFLFKPKTKRKGKALRILTLKSKRNPNRKKMKEDKIDFPTEEKVEKNGWESINVFGNLAFDEEEETRTSDLTIQLPSYVKKEEKELLDKIDQEEQIECSLPEEVIKSTFSQERISNDKEIQTITEETVFDPHRPRFVSRRVQENNKVESVIKNPGLRPITQDTNQVVKNENVILMKESLAEEAIKDLTVDGDDTFFDAIYEEKENNQKSETVEAFDALSKFEEKYDFSDEKKIISEQVVAQQKVEAQVAPIFEKQVISTPDNEEPKIIINKNYKLPPVDVLAVMEKDYNKERANKENAALKALAIDETFSQFGVKAKVINSIIGPSVMKFEIQAEPGVKVNSITNLENDLKLALATQNMRLEAPIPGKNLIGIELANASSEMVSMREIIESIPREQENEKLLFVLGKNVLGEPLTAQLNKMPHLLVAGSTGSGKSVMINALICSILLRAKPNEVKFLMIDPKKVELSVYSRVPHMLAPVISDMKQAANALKMVVAEMERRYELFMNLGVRNIDGYNRKVADSKKMPFQVIIIDELADLMMTGDRKQVEESIMRITQMARAAGIHLIVATQRPSTDVITGTIKTNIPTRIAFAVTTGIDSRTILDSTGAENLLGRGDMLFMPPGGGDLMRAQGAYLSDEEIEEIVDFTIAQQQAIYSDEFDQNNLNSIGSTDELYSQVKQFVIEKQDASSSSIKGKFRIADARATNILNQLEEEGIVGPKNGSRPREVLVDK
- the oppA gene encoding oligopeptide ABC transporter substrate-binding protein OppA; the protein is MKKLLSIIAAATLVTTAGSTLVSCGMSTTKLMARKVNTKEYKGFMTAALNTWSPGSTMQNSDSIILENLYDGLLTPNAHGEIEGQMADWWGHNAEGTEYYFHLRDKETESKDGRKTGVPKWTAVKNGQIKSTQDVTTMDFYNAFRFTFNPNSSADGAAPTNGLFKNGSKLQSILSTISTYDAVKLEGKNFGRTTAQGGQQNIGAEAISTRNFDIIVMLVNLWTAEKDGQAKIDALANAKIIPITNGKDKDGKDIIIGYQQTPEFDALITEMEKYQGEENFQKLISDSAQNGGMMAISLSKEGLGTATSSKGTYETSNEQVYNIRYTLENASTSFFTSAAGYGSLKPLPYYAVSYSDNQNRSWYNFSKRYQPSINEMWFSGAYYLKSYKASSNTVLLKNPNYYQADRTYIEKATFTLTRSQSVDSNRLWFEGGDASEVAISPNDASGWKKYVGDDYNSEEQKFAFEGTHATSTVPSQYTFTTFYNYGRLTKDGKDISKSSLALAQKSVRLYLNYFMQRTQYPAYVAGKLDNDKNTKESLAWDGGEDKNVKTRSSTLLRNTFTIPRLATNPTKESSDTVQNGKVNGIPLEDYTIQNIGADYNKAYGLTNTQLTNQNASPVNETISKADKTRLSILEENISIPNWDKNLLEKFYNEEFGSLIDGNDAFYQNDLMALGMFLDDNGNVKHSLQSELQKFANLAYTSIVDRKQNSKEVDQKNEKAKAEILGNVVRKDLEDKNILDSNNKKDSISIEWLLNGASRLTLNPRVEYLVDEFNKAVGTSSPITLKTKTSNDVSDYLNLSKIGDFDIYVSGWGPDYTDPYNFLHTLIWGGEYGVYTNIGKVLETDSSGKNQTFKEESKTSSNEPKLKIKDEFKKYETVYQDINKSITKYTGIVETAKGMGDFTERLKTLSEAETYALYDVALTTPLYNKTPMKTIQLSYLDPFTRSSFIAGSSNLRLFGVKMIEQLWNREDFLAAQSQFEKGSLNNVEEYKKLYVYDPKSDSEVIASNSAIK